Proteins co-encoded in one Enterobacter sp. R4-368 genomic window:
- the rfaQ gene encoding putative lipopolysaccharide heptosyltransferase III, giving the protein MPEFKRILVTKLRHHGDVLLTSPIFTTLRRHYPNAQIDVIVYAETADMLTLHPAINNVLIIDRKWKKLGVWRHFLKELALIRHIKSQHYDLLLHLTESMRGFWFAQLGRIPHGVTFYNENRKRLFFWRKKFQKQVKRIHLRHTVEGHLDTLRVLGLQPTIEERKLVLVAGEAAERGVKDKLYAAGWQNQPYVVVHPTSRWMFKCWNTKDVAAIMEYLSHQGKTVVLSAAPSKEEMKMVEDLRALVTTPFLDLSGTMSLKELAALIQHADMLFGVDSVPMHIAAAMQTPVVALFGPTGDKEWGPWMVKSEVVTSKHHPCRPCGQAGCANSHICDCLVQLPRSQVIEAINTIQVSQ; this is encoded by the coding sequence ATGCCTGAATTTAAACGTATTCTTGTGACCAAACTGAGGCATCACGGCGATGTTCTACTGACATCACCCATTTTCACCACCTTACGTCGTCATTATCCTAACGCCCAAATAGACGTTATCGTCTATGCTGAAACTGCTGATATGCTGACCCTGCACCCAGCGATTAATAACGTATTGATAATTGACCGTAAATGGAAAAAGCTTGGTGTGTGGAGACATTTTCTAAAAGAACTAGCACTTATTCGCCATATCAAAAGTCAGCACTATGATCTGCTTTTGCATTTGACAGAAAGCATGCGCGGCTTCTGGTTCGCCCAACTCGGTAGGATCCCCCATGGAGTAACCTTCTACAACGAAAACAGAAAGCGGTTGTTTTTCTGGAGAAAAAAGTTTCAGAAGCAAGTCAAACGTATTCATCTTCGTCATACAGTTGAAGGCCATCTGGATACACTTCGGGTGCTGGGTTTACAGCCTACGATAGAAGAACGCAAGCTGGTATTGGTTGCCGGAGAAGCTGCAGAGCGAGGGGTAAAAGATAAGCTATATGCCGCAGGCTGGCAGAACCAACCTTACGTTGTAGTCCATCCAACTTCACGTTGGATGTTCAAATGCTGGAACACTAAAGATGTCGCCGCAATTATGGAATATCTCAGCCACCAAGGTAAAACTGTTGTACTGAGCGCCGCGCCGTCAAAAGAAGAGATGAAGATGGTGGAAGATCTTCGCGCCCTCGTTACCACGCCATTTCTTGATCTGTCCGGAACCATGTCCCTGAAGGAGTTGGCCGCTTTAATTCAACATGCAGATATGCTCTTCGGCGTCGATTCGGTGCCAATGCACATTGCTGCAGCGATGCAAACGCCAGTGGTAGCATTATTTGGGCCTACCGGGGACAAAGAATGGGGCCCATGGATGGTTAAAAGTGAAGTTGTAACCTCTAAACATCATCCCTGTCGTCCCTGCGGACAAGCAGGCTGCGCCAATAGCCATATCTGCGACTGTCTGGTGCAGCTACCCAGAAGCCAGGTGATTGAAGCAATAAATACCATCCAGGTTAGCCAATGA
- a CDS encoding glycosyltransferase family 4 protein: MKLAIVRQKYRPDGGAERFVSRALSALRDKSDLDISIITRQWETGSSTDYHVITCDPPAKNRLQREINFAREAQSHFAAFDIVQSHERIPGCTIYRAGDGVHREWLNIRSRTMNPLQKLVQSLSSFHRYQLRQEKAMFEHPALEKVICNSAMVKAEIVAHFAIDPNKIHVIYNCIDTNIWNPSLISVHRQPMRERYAIPQDATLMLFVGSGFERKGLDVAIRAIAEHPLAWLLVVGNDRKSMRYKKQARILGCESRLVFAGVQKETAPFYAMADALIQPTRYDPFPNTILEAMACGLPVLTSDKCGGKEFIDTGINGYVFDALDWASFSGAIGKLQNGFDYNFARKTSFNKVVNLTASYISNELYNLYLTVIENKKNGI, from the coding sequence ATGAAGCTTGCTATTGTCAGACAAAAATACCGACCTGATGGGGGAGCCGAGCGCTTTGTCTCCAGAGCATTAAGTGCCCTGCGCGATAAAAGCGATTTAGATATCAGCATTATTACTCGTCAATGGGAAACTGGTTCCAGCACAGATTATCATGTCATTACCTGTGACCCGCCGGCAAAAAATCGCCTACAACGCGAAATAAATTTCGCGCGTGAAGCACAGAGCCATTTTGCCGCATTTGATATTGTACAGAGCCATGAACGCATTCCCGGCTGTACTATTTATCGTGCTGGCGACGGCGTACATCGTGAATGGCTGAACATTCGCTCACGCACGATGAATCCGCTACAAAAGCTAGTCCAATCACTTTCCAGCTTCCACCGCTATCAGCTTCGCCAGGAAAAAGCGATGTTTGAACATCCAGCGTTGGAAAAAGTGATTTGTAACTCAGCTATGGTGAAAGCGGAGATTGTCGCTCACTTTGCTATTGATCCCAATAAGATCCATGTGATTTACAACTGTATCGATACCAATATATGGAATCCATCGTTGATTTCCGTACATCGCCAGCCAATGCGTGAGCGCTACGCCATCCCGCAAGATGCCACATTAATGCTGTTCGTAGGTTCCGGCTTTGAGCGTAAGGGGTTGGATGTCGCAATCAGAGCGATTGCGGAACATCCACTTGCGTGGCTATTGGTGGTAGGAAATGACCGCAAGTCCATGCGTTATAAGAAACAGGCCCGCATCCTGGGCTGTGAATCACGGCTGGTTTTTGCGGGCGTGCAGAAAGAGACTGCTCCGTTTTATGCAATGGCTGACGCCTTAATTCAGCCAACGCGTTATGATCCTTTTCCGAATACGATCCTGGAAGCGATGGCCTGTGGATTACCGGTATTGACTTCAGATAAATGTGGAGGAAAAGAATTTATTGATACTGGAATAAATGGATATGTTTTCGATGCGCTGGACTGGGCCTCTTTTTCCGGTGCTATTGGAAAATTACAAAATGGATTTGACTATAATTTTGCCAGAAAGACCTCTTTCAATAAAGTGGTAAATCTGACTGCAAGCTATATTTCTAATGAACTTTATAATTTATATCTTACTGTAATTGAGAATAAAAAGAATGGTATTTAA